From the genome of Constrictibacter sp. MBR-5:
GATGTCCTTCTACCTCGACTATCTCGGCTTCGGGCTCGACTGGGAGCACCGGTTCGGCGACGATTTCCCTCTGTATGCCCAGATCTCGCGCGCCGGGCTGATCCTGCATCTGTCGGAGCATCACGGCGACGGCTGCCCCGGTGCCGCCGTCTTCGTCCGCATGCGCGGCGTGCGCGCCTATCACGCGGAGCTGTCGGCGAAGAACTACCGCTACTTGAGGCCGGCGGTCGAGGATCTGCCGTGGGGCGCAGTCATGAGCGTCACGGACCCGTTCCACAACACCATCCGTTTCTGCGAGGGCCCAGCCAGCCGATAGCCGACCAAGCAGGCAGGACGCTTTCCGGCATCACGGCTCCGGTCGTTACGCCGTGGAAACGCGCCCCGGTCTCGTGCGGCTTCGCTCGCCTCCGTCAGGACTTGCTCGCGTGCTCCGGCTTGCCCTTGCGCTTCGTCGACGCGAAATCCTCG
Proteins encoded in this window:
- a CDS encoding glyoxalase superfamily protein, translating into MPQSLPNIAFDATCPILRIFDVAKAMSFYLDYLGFGLDWEHRFGDDFPLYAQISRAGLILHLSEHHGDGCPGAAVFVRMRGVRAYHAELSAKNYRYLRPAVEDLPWGAVMSVTDPFHNTIRFCEGPASR